A single Cannabis sativa cultivar Pink pepper isolate KNU-18-1 chromosome 7, ASM2916894v1, whole genome shotgun sequence DNA region contains:
- the LOC115697582 gene encoding oil body-associated protein 2B-like, producing MASSDKSPSPMPVPEKKKIPPGKAMTVEQHVLDAGAEMMQSLKPVKKMNQHVCSFALYSHDMTRQLMTHHYVTRLNQDFLQCAVYDSDHISAHLIGVEYIVSDKVFETLPPQEQKLWHSHAYEVKSGLWVNPRVPEMLGKSELENMTKTYGKFWSTWQTDRGDPLPMGAPALMMSPQAVSPGIVKPELVRERDERYNISTEALGVSRVEISESEWINPQADYWKQHDNKGFAIDIQPTHIKL from the exons ATGGCTTCGAGTGATAAGTCACCGTCTCCGATGCCGGTGccggagaagaagaagataccGCCGGGAAAGGCTATGACGGTGGAACAACACGTGTTGGACGCAGGAGCAGAGATGATGCAGTCGTTGAAACCAGTGAAGAAGATGAATCAACACGTGTGCAGCTTCGCTCTATACAGTCACGACATGACACGTCAGCTGATGACTCATCATTACGTCACTCGACTCAACCAGGATTTTCTCCAGTGCGCCGTTTACGATTCTGACCATATCTCCGCTCACCTCATTG gAGTGGAATATATCGTTTCGGATAAGGTGTTTGAGACTTTACCTCCACAGGAACAAAAGCTTTGGCATTCTCATGCTTATGag GTGAAATCAGGGCTGTGGGTGAATCCACGTGTACCAGAAATGTTAGGAAAATCTGAGCTGGAAAATATGACCAAAACTTATGGCAAATTCTGGTCCACGTGGCAGACCGATAGAG GTGATCCGCTTCCAATGGGTGCACCGGCACTGATGATGTCGCCTCAAGCGGTGAGTCCCGGGATAGTGAAGCCGGAGCTGGTGAGAGAAAGAGATGAGAGGTACAACATATCAACAGAAGCACTGGGAGTGTCTAGGGTTGAGATTTCTGAGTCCGAATGGATTAATCCTCAGGCTGACTATTGGAAGCAACATGACAATAAGGGTTTCGCCATTGATATTCAACCCACTCATATCAAGCTCTAG